One window of Cryobacterium arcticum genomic DNA carries:
- a CDS encoding GAP family protein: MTEWGQLLPLALTIALSPLPLAGLLLMLLAPDGFKAAAGFSIGWFLGVLFSATLLALLSSLLPHDRSAGTRLLQVVVPLLLGVALIVLGIVQWHDRPERGAEVPLPRWLMALDRLTPARATLIGVGYAAFRPKNLVMAAAAGVVILGAHTDPTGILVSVGVFTALASITMLGPVLAYAFGGAAVRGRLVRLREWLVRNMPLITVLTVLVLGIFLVLAGLGEGLRQALS, translated from the coding sequence ATGACCGAGTGGGGGCAGCTCCTGCCGCTGGCGCTCACGATCGCGCTCAGCCCGCTGCCGTTGGCGGGTCTGCTGCTGATGCTGCTTGCGCCCGACGGGTTCAAGGCCGCGGCCGGGTTCAGCATCGGCTGGTTCCTCGGGGTGCTCTTCTCGGCCACCCTGCTGGCCCTGCTGTCGTCGCTGCTGCCCCACGACAGGTCGGCCGGCACCCGCTTGCTGCAGGTGGTGGTGCCGCTGTTGCTCGGTGTCGCCCTGATCGTGCTGGGCATCGTGCAGTGGCACGACCGGCCCGAGCGCGGCGCGGAGGTGCCGCTGCCGCGCTGGCTGATGGCGCTCGACCGGCTGACCCCGGCCCGGGCCACCCTGATCGGGGTGGGCTACGCGGCGTTCCGCCCGAAGAACCTGGTGATGGCGGCGGCGGCCGGTGTGGTGATCCTGGGGGCGCACACCGATCCCACCGGGATCCTGGTCTCGGTGGGAGTGTTCACCGCGTTGGCGTCCATCACGATGCTCGGGCCCGTGCTCGCCTATGCGTTCGGCGGCGCCGCGGTGCGCGGGCGGCTGGTGCGGCTGCGGGAGTGGCTGGTGCGCAACATGCCGCTGATCACGGTGTTGACGGTGCTGGTGCTCGGTATCTTCCTGGTGCTCGCCGGACTGGGCGAGGGGTTGCGACAGGCGCTGTCCTAG
- a CDS encoding META domain-containing protein produces MAMHSPVRQLLTAAAVLLVLAGCTVLTPNTSSSPSPGQSGSVQPGALVGTWVLDRTFDSPEQPYVSFVQDNTWSASDGCNRVQGTWTLAADGSLSTTSGPQTMMACDGAQLPLAVSRGTSVEVDGDTLIIHSSFDSTETTLVRSTDPTVGPQGLPIGYWVESNTPTAPFLSIQADGTYSGNDGCNALTGSWEQADDDAIRFTGGAQTLRACEGVDQWLSQAAQGRVQAGVMTLQSADGTTIGQLTAR; encoded by the coding sequence ATGGCCATGCACTCCCCCGTGCGACAGCTGCTGACCGCGGCGGCCGTGCTCCTGGTTCTGGCCGGATGCACCGTGCTCACTCCCAACACGTCGTCGTCACCCAGCCCCGGACAGTCCGGCTCGGTGCAGCCCGGCGCCCTCGTGGGCACCTGGGTGCTCGACCGCACCTTCGACAGCCCTGAGCAGCCCTACGTCTCGTTCGTGCAGGACAACACCTGGAGCGCCTCTGACGGCTGCAATCGGGTGCAGGGCACCTGGACGCTCGCAGCCGACGGGAGCCTCAGCACGACGTCGGGCCCACAGACGATGATGGCCTGCGATGGAGCCCAGCTGCCGCTGGCGGTCAGCCGGGGCACCTCGGTGGAGGTGGACGGCGACACCCTCATCATCCACAGCTCGTTCGACTCGACCGAGACCACACTGGTGCGCTCCACCGACCCGACCGTGGGCCCGCAGGGGCTGCCGATCGGCTACTGGGTCGAGTCGAACACCCCCACGGCGCCCTTCCTGTCGATCCAGGCCGACGGCACCTACTCGGGCAACGACGGCTGCAACGCACTCACCGGCAGCTGGGAGCAGGCCGACGACGACGCCATCCGTTTCACGGGAGGCGCGCAGACGTTGCGGGCCTGCGAGGGTGTGGACCAGTGGCTGAGCCAAGCCGCCCAGGGCCGGGTGCAGGCCGGGGTGATGACGTTGCAATCCGCCGACGGCACCACGATCGGGCAGCTGACCGCCCGGTGA
- the cls gene encoding cardiolipin synthase: MVDVEAGALILVALHAVIVFIATVYLSANRRPSAAIAWVLAIIFIPYLGALVFLLIGVGRLPRSRREKQREVNELIMARTDGLDQVGHRDEWPEWLGSAARLNRNLGALPMVGGNRIELLPDYEGSIASMVAAVDEATEFVHVQFYILVLDTVTQPFFDALARAIQRGVSVHVLSDYLACLMLPRRKETIAAFAEMGAEWRALLPLRFWRGQWRRPDMRNHRKLLVVDGRVGFTGSQNMIDSTYLKPGNLKRGLHWHELMMRLEGPAVRELNAVFLADWYSETDEMLPIDTSPVVLPAATDLLDAQVLPSGPSFDNDNNLKLYAMLIHKAERRVSITSPYFVPEESTMLAIVTAASRGVQVELFASAIGDQALVYHAQRSYYEELLRAGVAIYLYREPTVLHAKHFTIDDDVSVVGSSNMDIRSFSLNMEVSVLVHGAEFVQRMRAVQDEYRSNSRRVELADWLDRPTGAKVFDNLARLTSSLQ, encoded by the coding sequence ATGGTGGATGTCGAGGCCGGAGCACTGATTCTCGTGGCGCTGCATGCCGTGATCGTGTTCATCGCCACGGTCTATCTCTCCGCCAACCGGCGGCCCTCCGCGGCCATCGCCTGGGTGCTGGCGATCATCTTCATCCCGTATCTGGGCGCTCTGGTCTTCCTGCTGATCGGGGTGGGCCGGTTGCCGCGCTCCCGGCGGGAGAAGCAGCGTGAGGTGAACGAGTTGATCATGGCGCGCACGGACGGACTCGACCAGGTCGGCCACCGCGACGAATGGCCGGAGTGGCTCGGCTCCGCGGCCCGGCTGAACCGCAACCTCGGCGCCCTGCCGATGGTCGGCGGCAACCGCATCGAGTTGCTGCCCGACTACGAGGGGTCGATCGCCAGCATGGTGGCGGCCGTCGATGAGGCGACCGAGTTCGTGCACGTGCAGTTCTACATCCTGGTACTCGACACCGTCACCCAGCCGTTCTTCGACGCCCTGGCCCGGGCCATCCAGCGCGGCGTCTCGGTGCACGTGCTCTCCGACTACCTGGCCTGCCTGATGCTGCCGCGCCGCAAGGAGACCATCGCCGCCTTCGCGGAGATGGGCGCGGAGTGGCGGGCGCTGCTGCCGCTGCGATTCTGGCGCGGCCAATGGCGCCGCCCCGACATGCGCAACCACCGCAAGCTGCTCGTCGTCGACGGGCGGGTGGGGTTCACCGGTTCCCAGAACATGATCGACTCCACCTATCTCAAGCCCGGCAACCTCAAGCGCGGGCTGCACTGGCACGAGCTTATGATGCGCCTGGAGGGGCCGGCGGTGCGGGAACTCAACGCGGTCTTCCTCGCCGACTGGTACAGCGAGACCGACGAGATGCTGCCCATCGACACCAGCCCGGTGGTGCTGCCGGCCGCCACCGACCTGCTCGACGCCCAGGTGCTGCCGAGCGGACCGAGCTTCGACAACGACAACAACCTCAAGCTCTACGCCATGCTCATCCACAAGGCCGAGCGGCGGGTGAGCATCACCAGCCCCTACTTCGTGCCCGAGGAATCCACGATGCTCGCCATCGTCACGGCCGCGTCCCGTGGAGTGCAGGTGGAGCTGTTCGCGTCGGCCATCGGCGATCAGGCGCTGGTGTATCACGCGCAGCGCTCGTACTACGAGGAGCTGCTTCGCGCGGGCGTGGCGATCTACCTCTACCGGGAGCCGACCGTGCTGCACGCGAAACACTTCACCATCGACGACGACGTGTCGGTGGTCGGGTCGAGCAATATGGACATCCGCTCGTTCAGCCTGAACATGGAGGTGTCGGTGCTCGTGCACGGCGCCGAATTCGTGCAGCGGATGCGGGCGGTGCAGGACGAATACCGGTCCAACAGCCGGCGGGTCGAGCTGGCCGACTGGCTCGACCGGCCCACGGGTGCGAAGGTGTTCGACAACCTGGCCAGGCTGACCTCGTCCCTGCAGTAG